Proteins from one Arsenophonus apicola genomic window:
- a CDS encoding TorD/DmsD family molecular chaperone: MNEFSVICRILGTLFNRSPEDPVTKPLFELIMQDKLKMSWPLEQDELLTQLAASSQDLALVIKDFKQLFLDPTSAIANGISQYSEISATAVNEFLLANGIPLSAEKTDRFAALLLAASWLEDNAPQDPLLTQIQLFDQFILPASELFFSQVETHAVSNFYPTLVMITREALVALREELADN, translated from the coding sequence ATGAATGAATTTTCCGTGATTTGCCGAATACTAGGAACACTCTTTAATCGTTCGCCAGAGGATCCGGTTACTAAACCTCTATTTGAATTGATTATGCAAGATAAATTGAAAATGTCTTGGCCGTTAGAGCAAGATGAATTGTTAACCCAATTAGCCGCTAGCAGTCAGGATCTAGCGCTAGTGATTAAAGATTTTAAGCAACTATTTCTTGATCCTACCTCAGCTATTGCTAATGGTATTAGTCAATATAGTGAAATATCCGCCACGGCAGTTAATGAATTTTTACTAGCAAATGGCATACCGCTATCAGCGGAAAAAACTGATCGTTTTGCAGCTTTGTTATTGGCAGCATCTTGGTTGGAAGATAATGCGCCGCAGGATCCGCTATTGACTCAAATTCAGTTATTTGATCAGTTTATTTTACCTGCCAGCGAATTATTTTTTAGCCAAGTAGAAACCCATGCAGTAAGTAATTTTTATCCTACTTTAGTCATGATAACGCGTGAAGCTTTAGTAGCATTGCGCGAAGAGTTGGCTGATAATTAG
- the punC gene encoding purine nucleoside transporter PunC: MNKNNPNQHNFGFMLYLAGLSMLGFLAIDMYLPAFSIMQQQLNTSANTISASLSLFLCGFAFAQLSWGPLSDRIGRKPVLLIGLALFITSCLATLGITNGSQLLILRFIQGIGVCSTAVIWQALVIDRFSGLYARRVFATIMPLVALSPALAPLLGAWILTGNSWQIIFFSLAIIGILLFLATLLLQEKKRLEKTHKIKSTPTFITFLRSAIFSGNVLIYAACSAGFFAWLTGSPFILTKMGYNPQDIGISYVPQTIAFMFGGYGGRYLIAKIKNQILLPIILIGYAISVLVIFILAIYSQPNLFALLLPFCCMAAMNGACYPIVVSNALSVFPKDSGKAAALQNTLQLGLCFTASLAVSSLIANPLLATSTVMVSTIIPLLIGYWLQKSKNSANTAETLE, translated from the coding sequence ATGAATAAAAATAACCCCAATCAACACAATTTTGGCTTTATGCTTTATCTTGCTGGCTTAAGTATGCTCGGTTTTTTGGCCATTGATATGTACTTACCTGCTTTTAGTATTATGCAACAACAACTTAATACCTCAGCAAATACCATCAGCGCAAGTCTTAGTCTATTTTTATGTGGTTTTGCCTTCGCTCAACTTAGTTGGGGGCCGCTTTCCGATCGTATTGGCAGAAAACCCGTTTTATTAATTGGACTAGCGCTATTTATTACTAGCTGTCTGGCCACACTCGGTATCACCAATGGCAGCCAATTGCTTATTTTGCGATTTATTCAAGGTATTGGAGTTTGTTCAACAGCGGTCATTTGGCAAGCTTTGGTAATTGATCGTTTTAGTGGCCTATATGCTAGACGGGTATTTGCCACCATTATGCCTTTAGTTGCGCTGTCGCCGGCCTTAGCCCCCTTATTAGGTGCCTGGATCCTTACTGGTAATAGCTGGCAAATAATATTTTTTAGTTTAGCTATCATCGGAATATTGCTTTTTCTGGCCACCCTTTTATTACAGGAAAAAAAACGTTTAGAAAAAACTCACAAAATAAAATCCACTCCTACTTTTATCACCTTTCTACGTTCTGCCATTTTTAGTGGTAATGTATTAATTTATGCCGCCTGTAGTGCCGGATTTTTTGCCTGGCTAACCGGCTCTCCGTTTATTTTAACTAAAATGGGATATAATCCGCAGGATATTGGTATCAGTTACGTACCTCAAACCATTGCCTTTATGTTCGGTGGCTACGGGGGACGTTATTTAATCGCCAAAATAAAAAACCAAATCCTGTTGCCAATCATTCTTATCGGTTATGCAATAAGTGTATTGGTTATCTTCATTCTTGCTATCTATTCCCAACCTAATTTATTTGCCCTGTTACTACCTTTCTGCTGTATGGCTGCGATGAACGGTGCTTGCTATCCTATTGTGGTGTCAAATGCCTTAAGTGTTTTTCCTAAAGACAGTGGTAAAGCCGCCGCTTTACAAAATACTCTCCAGCTAGGTTTGTGTTTTACGGCAAGTCTGGCGGTATCTAGCCTAATTGCCAACCCTCTGCTAGCAACTAGCACTGTTATGGTTTCTACCATTATTCCACTGCTAATAGGCTACTGGCTGCAAAAAAGTAAAAATTCAGCCAATACTGCGGAAACATTAGAATAG
- a CDS encoding riboflavin synthase subunit alpha, whose amino-acid sequence MFTGIVKGKGILIAVEDSVNFRTYTVQFPSELLAGLETGASVANNGCCLTVTHINGDKVSFDLMKETLRLTNLGSLKLGDMINLERSAKYGDEIGGHVMSGHIITTAEVAKIFKAENNLQIWFYLHDKQLMKYILHKGFIGVDGISLTVGDVVNNRFCVHLIPETIARTTIAEKRLGDKVNIEVDAHTQAVVDTVERVMAQKYNHQLC is encoded by the coding sequence ATGTTTACAGGCATTGTGAAAGGAAAAGGAATATTAATTGCGGTGGAAGATAGCGTTAATTTTCGTACCTATACTGTTCAATTTCCTAGTGAATTACTCGCTGGTTTAGAAACAGGCGCCTCTGTGGCTAATAATGGCTGTTGTTTAACGGTAACCCATATTAATGGGGATAAGGTGAGTTTTGATTTAATGAAGGAGACTTTGCGACTGACAAACTTAGGCAGTTTAAAACTAGGCGATATGATTAATTTAGAAAGATCAGCAAAATATGGTGATGAAATTGGGGGTCATGTTATGTCGGGTCATATCATTACGACCGCCGAAGTAGCCAAGATTTTTAAAGCTGAAAATAATCTCCAAATTTGGTTTTATCTACATGATAAACAATTAATGAAATATATTCTGCACAAGGGCTTTATCGGCGTTGATGGAATTAGTTTAACAGTTGGCGATGTGGTTAATAATCGTTTTTGTGTCCACCTGATCCCAGAAACCATTGCGCGTACCACGATTGCAGAAAAGCGTCTGGGAGATAAAGTTAATATTGAAGTTGATGCCCACACCCAAGCGGTAGTTGATACTGTTGAGCGGGTAATGGCACAAAAATATAATCATCAGCTGTGTTAA
- a CDS encoding MATE family efflux transporter, whose protein sequence is MNKYFKEAQSLLALGIPIILAQFSQTAMGFVDTVMAGKVSETDMSAVAVGTSIWLPAILFGHGLLMALTPVVAQLNGSGRRQVIGNHIQQGLWLAFFLSLLVMGVIYNAHHIINNMPNIDHELANKAVRFLHAIMWGAPGYLFYQVLRSQCDGLSKTKPGMFIGFLGLFINIPINYIFIYGHFGAPALGGVGCGVATASVYWAMFFFMRWYIRHTPSQRDIRANKQFALPDFSLLKRLFALGLPIGLAYFFEVTLFAIVALLVAPLGIIAVAGHQVALNFSSLMFMFPISLGIAATIRVGYNLGSSATENAKTSAYASIMVGLTVACCTALVTVSLREQIALMYNRNPEVVLLASQLMLFAAIYQISDAIQVIGAGILRGYKDTRSIFFITFIAYWLLGLPTGYLLGLTDFIVPHLGPKGFWIGFIISLTASAIMILSRILWLQRQPDEFVLRHSTR, encoded by the coding sequence GTGAATAAATATTTTAAAGAGGCACAAAGCCTATTAGCATTGGGTATTCCGATTATTCTTGCTCAATTCTCACAAACCGCTATGGGTTTTGTCGATACAGTAATGGCGGGCAAAGTCAGTGAAACAGATATGTCTGCAGTTGCGGTAGGAACCTCTATCTGGTTACCTGCTATTTTGTTTGGCCACGGCTTATTGATGGCTTTAACTCCGGTGGTAGCGCAATTAAATGGTTCAGGCCGACGTCAAGTTATTGGCAATCATATACAACAAGGCTTATGGCTAGCTTTCTTCTTATCACTTTTAGTTATGGGTGTTATTTATAATGCCCATCATATTATAAATAATATGCCTAATATTGATCATGAACTGGCAAATAAGGCTGTGCGGTTTCTGCATGCCATTATGTGGGGAGCACCAGGCTATCTTTTTTATCAAGTTTTACGCAGTCAGTGTGATGGGTTATCTAAAACAAAACCCGGTATGTTCATTGGTTTTCTTGGTTTATTTATTAACATACCAATCAACTATATTTTTATTTATGGTCATTTTGGTGCTCCGGCTCTTGGTGGTGTCGGTTGTGGTGTAGCCACTGCCTCGGTATATTGGGCAATGTTCTTTTTTATGCGTTGGTATATCCGCCATACCCCTTCACAACGAGACATCCGTGCTAATAAACAATTTGCTTTACCTGACTTTTCATTATTAAAACGTCTGTTCGCGTTAGGATTACCTATTGGTCTTGCTTATTTCTTCGAAGTAACTCTTTTTGCTATTGTCGCCTTACTGGTCGCGCCATTAGGTATTATCGCTGTCGCAGGACATCAAGTAGCATTAAATTTTAGTTCGTTAATGTTTATGTTTCCTATTTCTCTTGGTATCGCAGCAACCATTCGCGTCGGATATAATTTAGGCAGTTCTGCAACTGAAAACGCGAAAACATCCGCCTATGCTAGTATCATGGTCGGTCTAACAGTAGCTTGTTGCACCGCACTTGTGACAGTGTCACTTAGAGAGCAGATCGCATTAATGTATAATCGCAATCCAGAAGTGGTGCTTTTGGCGTCACAATTAATGTTATTCGCTGCTATTTATCAGATTTCCGATGCCATCCAGGTAATTGGCGCCGGTATATTACGCGGCTATAAAGATACCCGTTCGATTTTCTTCATCACTTTCATTGCTTACTGGTTACTCGGCCTACCGACAGGTTATCTACTTGGTTTAACAGATTTTATTGTACCTCATCTGGGACCTAAAGGTTTCTGGATCGGTTTTATTATTAGCTTAACTGCATCAGCTATCATGATTCTTTCTCGCATACTATGGCTTCAACGCCAACCAGACGAGTTTGTATTACGGCATTCAACTCGATAA
- the purR gene encoding HTH-type transcriptional repressor PurR: MATIKDVAKLAGVSTTTVSHVINNTRFVAKKTKTIVWAAIKTLNYSPSAVARSLKVNHTKSIGLLATTNEAPYFAEVIESVENNCYSQGYTLILCNSHNNLNKQQAYLQMLAQKRVDGLLVMCSEYPKQLLGMLEEYRNIPMVVMDWGQAHGDFTDVIIDNAVYGGYLAGRYLIERGHRDLGIISGPLKRNTGSGRRQGFLNAMKEANIQPHDKWIVEGDFEPSSGYDAMKQILNHQQRPSAIFCGGDIMAMGAICAANELGIRVPHDISIIGYDNVRNARFFTPALTTIHQPKERLGQMAFTMLLDRIINKRKDAQTIEIHPELIERRSVVDGPFIDYRR; encoded by the coding sequence ATGGCAACAATTAAGGATGTGGCAAAGTTAGCGGGTGTTTCGACTACCACCGTATCTCATGTAATTAATAACACCCGTTTTGTCGCCAAAAAGACAAAAACGATTGTTTGGGCAGCCATTAAAACACTTAATTATTCTCCTAGTGCCGTCGCTCGTAGTTTGAAAGTTAACCATACTAAATCCATTGGGTTACTGGCCACAACTAATGAAGCCCCTTATTTTGCAGAAGTCATCGAGTCAGTAGAAAACAACTGTTATAGCCAAGGGTATACATTGATCCTGTGCAACTCACATAATAATCTGAATAAACAACAAGCCTATTTACAAATGTTAGCGCAAAAACGGGTTGATGGTTTACTGGTAATGTGTTCAGAATATCCAAAACAACTACTCGGAATGTTAGAAGAATACCGTAATATTCCAATGGTAGTGATGGATTGGGGGCAAGCACATGGTGATTTTACCGATGTCATTATTGATAATGCGGTTTATGGTGGTTATCTTGCCGGACGCTATCTGATTGAACGCGGGCATCGTGATTTAGGGATCATCTCTGGACCTTTAAAACGCAATACCGGCAGTGGTAGGCGGCAAGGTTTTCTCAATGCTATGAAGGAAGCTAACATCCAACCACATGATAAATGGATTGTCGAGGGTGATTTCGAGCCATCTTCTGGCTACGATGCGATGAAACAAATTTTAAATCACCAACAAAGACCGAGCGCCATTTTTTGTGGCGGTGATATTATGGCGATGGGGGCTATCTGTGCAGCAAATGAATTAGGCATTCGTGTTCCCCATGATATCTCTATTATTGGCTATGACAATGTGCGCAATGCGCGTTTTTTTACACCAGCGTTAACCACCATTCATCAACCCAAAGAACGTTTAGGCCAAATGGCTTTTACTATGCTGCTTGATCGCATTATTAATAAACGCAAAGATGCACAAACTATTGAAATACATCCTGAGCTTATTGAACGTCGTTCAGTTGTCGATGGTCCGTTTATTGATTACCGCAGATAA
- the argS gene encoding arginine--tRNA ligase, which produces MNIQALLSEKISNALIAAGAPKGSDAHIRPSTKAQFGDYQANGVMSAAKKIGIPPRQLAEKMLPLLKLENIASKVEIAGPGFINIFLDKQWIAKQIELTLQHEKLAISAVTPQTVIIDYSAPNVAKQMHVGHLRSTIIGDAVARTLEFLGHKVIRANHIGDWGTQFGMLIAYLEKVQQENAADMALADLENFYREAKKHYDVDENFAELARNYVVKLQSGDEYCRKMWRKLVDITLAQNQQTYQRLNVTLTEDDVMGESLYNNMLPDIVADLTAKGLAVESDGAMVVYLDEFKNKDGDAMGVIIQKKDGGYLYTTTDIACAKYRHEMLHADRVLYYIDSRQHQHLMQAWTIVRKAGYIPDTMSLEHHMFGMMLGKDGKPFKTRAGGTIRLADLLDEAIERADHLIRQKNPAMPEEELQSIIQAVGIGAVKYADLSKNRTTDYIFDWDNMLAFEGNTAPYMQYAYTRVASIFKRANINPATLTAPVMLANEYEQALATRLLQFEETILTVAREGLPHIMCAYLFDLAGLFSSFYEHCPILNAENNALKESRLKLAFLTQKTLKIGLDTLGIETVERM; this is translated from the coding sequence GTGAATATTCAGGCTCTTCTTTCAGAAAAAATTAGTAATGCATTAATTGCCGCAGGAGCTCCTAAAGGTAGTGATGCACATATCCGCCCTTCAACAAAAGCCCAATTTGGTGATTACCAGGCTAATGGCGTCATGTCTGCAGCTAAAAAAATCGGCATTCCTCCCCGTCAGTTAGCGGAAAAAATGCTACCGCTACTGAAGCTGGAAAATATTGCCAGTAAAGTTGAAATAGCGGGGCCGGGTTTTATTAATATTTTTCTTGATAAGCAATGGATAGCCAAACAGATCGAACTTACTTTACAACATGAAAAATTAGCTATTAGCGCCGTTACGCCACAAACCGTCATTATTGACTATTCGGCTCCTAATGTTGCCAAACAGATGCATGTGGGCCATTTACGCTCTACTATCATTGGCGATGCTGTCGCTCGCACATTAGAGTTTTTAGGTCATAAAGTAATACGTGCTAATCATATTGGTGATTGGGGCACCCAGTTTGGTATGCTAATTGCGTACCTAGAAAAAGTTCAACAAGAAAATGCTGCCGATATGGCTTTAGCTGATCTGGAAAATTTCTATCGTGAAGCTAAAAAACATTATGATGTAGATGAAAATTTTGCTGAACTGGCACGTAATTATGTGGTTAAACTGCAATCTGGTGATGAATACTGTCGTAAAATGTGGCGCAAATTGGTTGATATTACCTTGGCGCAAAATCAGCAAACCTATCAGCGTTTAAATGTCACACTAACTGAAGACGATGTGATGGGTGAAAGCTTATATAATAATATGCTGCCTGATATTGTCGCTGATTTAACAGCTAAAGGATTAGCCGTTGAAAGTGATGGCGCTATGGTTGTTTATCTGGATGAATTTAAGAATAAAGATGGTGATGCCATGGGGGTGATCATCCAGAAAAAAGATGGTGGCTATCTCTATACGACAACAGATATTGCCTGCGCAAAATATCGTCATGAAATGCTTCACGCCGATCGGGTGTTGTATTATATAGACTCACGCCAACATCAACATCTCATGCAAGCTTGGACTATTGTACGTAAAGCCGGCTATATCCCTGATACAATGTCATTAGAGCATCACATGTTTGGTATGATGCTCGGTAAAGATGGTAAACCGTTTAAAACTCGCGCAGGCGGAACGATCCGGCTTGCAGATTTACTTGATGAAGCGATTGAGCGGGCAGATCATCTTATCCGGCAAAAAAATCCAGCTATGCCAGAAGAGGAGTTACAATCAATTATTCAGGCGGTTGGTATTGGGGCAGTAAAATATGCCGATCTATCGAAAAATCGTACGACTGATTATATTTTTGACTGGGACAATATGTTAGCTTTTGAGGGTAATACCGCGCCTTATATGCAATATGCCTATACCCGAGTGGCCTCGATTTTTAAACGGGCTAATATTAATCCCGCAACGCTAACCGCGCCGGTGATGTTAGCTAATGAGTATGAGCAAGCTCTAGCGACGCGTTTATTACAATTTGAAGAGACAATACTAACCGTTGCGCGCGAAGGTTTACCACATATTATGTGTGCTTACTTATTTGATCTGGCTGGTTTATTTTCAAGTTTTTATGAGCATTGCCCAATTTTGAATGCAGAAAATAACGCTTTAAAAGAAAGCCGATTAAAACTGGCGTTCCTGACGCAAAAAACCTTAAAAATTGGTTTAGACACATTAGGCATTGAAACGGTAGAAAGAATGTAA
- the murJ gene encoding murein biosynthesis integral membrane protein MurJ produces the protein MNLLKSLAAISSMTMFSRILGFIRDAIIARFFGAGAATDAFFVAFRLPNLLRRIFAEGAFSQAFVPILAEYKNQQGDEATRTFIAYVSGLLTLILAIVTLAGILAAPWIIYITAPGFTDTPDKFDLTVGLLRITFPYILLISLVSLGGAILNTWNRFSVPAFAPTLLNISMIMSVLLLAPYCTPPIIALAWGVFAGGILQLLYQLPYLQKIGMLVLPRISLRNSGVWRVMKLMAPAIIGVSVSQISLIINTIFASFLQSGSVSWMYYADRLMELPTGVLGVALGTILLPSLAKSFSMGDQQEYQRLMDWGLRLCFLLALPCAIALAILAQPLTVSLFQYGNFSAYDAVMTQRALIAYCVGLMGLIVVKVLAPGFYSRQDIKTPVKIAIITLILTQLMNLAFIGPLKHAGLALSIGLAACFNALMLYWQLRRQAIFIPLAGWGKFLFKLVAALIVMVAVLLLVLNFMPAWEQGNMLMRITRLLLVVFAGAISYFAALFVFGFRLRDFSQRAI, from the coding sequence ATGAATCTACTAAAATCGTTAGCAGCGATAAGCTCTATGACAATGTTTTCCCGAATATTAGGATTTATTCGTGATGCGATTATCGCCCGTTTTTTTGGTGCTGGTGCGGCGACAGATGCTTTTTTTGTTGCTTTTAGATTACCGAATCTTTTGCGCCGAATTTTTGCCGAAGGCGCATTTTCCCAAGCATTTGTTCCTATCTTAGCTGAATATAAAAATCAGCAGGGTGATGAAGCCACTCGCACCTTTATTGCTTATGTCTCTGGTTTATTGACCTTGATTTTAGCCATCGTTACATTGGCAGGGATATTAGCGGCCCCTTGGATTATTTATATTACCGCACCCGGTTTTACTGATACACCGGATAAATTCGATTTAACCGTTGGTTTATTGAGAATCACTTTTCCATATATTTTGTTGATCTCTTTAGTCTCGTTGGGGGGAGCTATCTTAAATACTTGGAACCGTTTTTCTGTTCCTGCTTTTGCCCCTACCTTGCTTAATATCAGTATGATTATGTCAGTACTGTTGTTGGCGCCCTATTGTACACCACCTATTATCGCGTTAGCGTGGGGGGTTTTTGCTGGTGGCATTTTACAGTTGTTGTATCAATTACCTTATTTACAAAAAATAGGTATGTTAGTTTTACCGCGTATCTCTTTGCGTAATAGCGGTGTGTGGCGGGTAATGAAGTTAATGGCGCCGGCGATTATTGGTGTTTCAGTAAGCCAAATTTCGTTAATTATTAATACTATTTTTGCCTCATTTTTACAATCAGGTTCTGTGTCGTGGATGTATTATGCTGACCGATTAATGGAGCTTCCTACCGGTGTTCTAGGGGTGGCATTGGGTACTATTTTATTACCCTCTCTGGCGAAAAGTTTTTCCATGGGTGATCAGCAAGAATATCAGCGTTTAATGGACTGGGGGTTACGGCTTTGCTTTTTATTAGCGTTACCTTGTGCTATTGCATTGGCTATTTTAGCTCAGCCATTAACGGTGTCACTTTTTCAGTATGGTAATTTTAGTGCCTACGATGCGGTAATGACTCAGCGAGCGTTAATTGCCTACTGTGTCGGTTTAATGGGGTTAATTGTCGTTAAAGTATTAGCGCCTGGGTTTTATTCGAGACAAGATATTAAAACACCGGTCAAAATTGCCATTATTACCTTAATTTTGACACAATTAATGAATCTTGCCTTTATTGGCCCGCTAAAACATGCTGGCTTGGCCTTATCAATCGGTTTAGCGGCATGTTTTAATGCTTTGATGCTTTATTGGCAATTACGTCGCCAGGCAATTTTTATCCCATTAGCTGGCTGGGGAAAATTCTTGTTTAAATTAGTCGCCGCTTTAATTGTTATGGTCGCGGTATTATTGCTGGTATTAAATTTTATGCCGGCCTGGGAGCAAGGCAATATGTTGATGAGGATTACGCGGTTATTATTGGTGGTTTTTGCCGGTGCAATAAGTTATTTTGCGGCATTATTTGTTTTTGGTTTTCGTTTGCGAGACTTTTCACAGCGGGCTATTTAG
- the mdtH gene encoding multidrug efflux MFS transporter MdtH translates to MSPVTQARNLGKYFLLLDNMLVVLGFFVVFPLISIHFVEQLGWPGLVVGFALGLRQIFQQGLGIFGGAIADRFGAKPMIVLGMLLRAIGFALMAMATVPWILWLSCILSALGGTLFDPPRIALVIKLTKPHERGRFYSLLLMQDSAGAVLGALLGGWLLLYDFQFVCWTGTTIFIIAAISNAWLLPAYRISASRIPIRAGMSKVFRDQRFIKYILTLTGYFILFVQVMLMFPIVVNEITGTPTAIKWMYTIEAIISLTLLYPIARWSEKYFRLEQRLMTGLLLMSLAMLPIGFTHSPTLLFALISLFYLGTITAEPARETLSASLTDPHARGSYMGFSRLGHALGGAIGYIGGGWLYDIGYQWDLPALPWHLLSIIGLLTLWALYQQFNQQQNKTIIINDE, encoded by the coding sequence ATGTCTCCAGTAACACAAGCGCGAAACCTCGGTAAATATTTTCTTTTACTCGATAATATGTTAGTCGTATTGGGCTTTTTTGTCGTATTTCCACTAATATCGATTCACTTCGTTGAACAATTAGGCTGGCCTGGCTTAGTGGTTGGTTTTGCCCTTGGCCTCAGACAAATATTCCAACAAGGTTTAGGCATTTTCGGTGGCGCAATAGCCGATCGTTTTGGTGCTAAACCAATGATAGTGCTTGGCATGCTGTTACGTGCAATCGGTTTCGCCTTAATGGCAATGGCTACCGTTCCCTGGATTTTGTGGTTATCTTGTATTCTGTCCGCCTTAGGCGGAACTTTATTTGATCCTCCTCGTATTGCCTTAGTCATTAAGCTTACCAAACCCCATGAACGAGGACGTTTTTATTCTTTATTATTAATGCAAGATAGTGCCGGCGCTGTTCTCGGTGCCCTACTCGGTGGTTGGCTTTTACTGTATGATTTTCAGTTTGTTTGTTGGACGGGTACAACAATTTTTATTATTGCAGCCATTTCAAACGCCTGGCTATTGCCTGCTTATCGTATCTCAGCTAGTCGGATACCAATTCGTGCCGGTATGAGTAAAGTATTTCGCGACCAACGCTTTATAAAATACATCCTTACTCTGACTGGCTATTTTATTTTGTTCGTGCAAGTTATGTTAATGTTTCCAATTGTTGTTAATGAAATAACCGGCACACCAACTGCCATTAAATGGATGTATACCATTGAAGCCATTATCTCTTTAACCTTACTTTATCCAATCGCTCGTTGGAGTGAAAAGTATTTTCGCCTCGAGCAACGGTTAATGACTGGTTTACTTCTTATGAGCCTGGCCATGCTTCCCATTGGCTTTACCCATTCACCGACGCTACTTTTTGCCCTGATCAGTCTGTTCTATTTAGGTACTATCACTGCTGAGCCTGCACGTGAAACATTAAGTGCTTCACTGACAGATCCTCATGCTCGTGGCAGTTATATGGGTTTTAGCCGATTAGGCCATGCTTTAGGGGGTGCAATAGGCTATATCGGTGGTGGCTGGCTATATGATATCGGATATCAGTGGGATTTACCGGCACTACCTTGGCATCTATTAAGCATAATAGGATTATTAACCTTATGGGCTTTGTACCAACAATTTAATCAGCAGCAAAACAAAACTATTATTATTAACGATGAATAG
- the rimJ gene encoding ribosomal protein S5-alanine N-acetyltransferase, translating into MFGYRTREPECYFITERLIIRLACENDAFRLVDYYCRNKEFLKPWEPIRDSSYYQPSAWTKRLHIMAEMHRRKSAFHFLLLDKYETEVIGVINFSNVIRGAFQACYLGYSMGEMWQGKGLMYEALMPTIDFMQYQQQMHRIMANYMPHNHRSGNLLKKIGFKPEGYAKAYLQINGEWRDHILMSLISKNNQE; encoded by the coding sequence ATGTTTGGATATCGAACCAGAGAGCCTGAATGTTATTTTATTACTGAACGTTTGATCATACGGTTAGCTTGTGAAAACGATGCTTTTCGTCTGGTTGATTACTATTGCCGCAACAAAGAGTTTTTAAAACCTTGGGAACCCATTCGTGATAGTAGTTATTATCAGCCTTCTGCCTGGACTAAACGTTTGCACATTATGGCAGAGATGCATCGTCGAAAAAGTGCTTTTCATTTTCTGTTGTTAGATAAGTATGAGACTGAAGTTATCGGAGTGATTAATTTTAGTAACGTTATCAGAGGGGCTTTTCAGGCTTGTTATCTAGGTTATTCAATGGGTGAAATGTGGCAAGGAAAGGGATTGATGTATGAAGCTTTAATGCCGACGATTGATTTTATGCAATATCAGCAGCAAATGCATAGAATTATGGCAAATTATATGCCACATAATCATCGCAGTGGTAATTTGCTGAAAAAGATAGGTTTCAAACCAGAGGGATATGCGAAAGCTTATTTACAAATTAATGGTGAGTGGCGCGATCATATTTTAATGTCACTAATTAGCAAAAATAACCAGGAATAA
- a CDS encoding lipoprotein translates to MKHFFTAVLLLLCGMIAGCDQLTEFSISEDTINNYLTKHTHYSKKIGIAGLADAGIDLANLTAQIGRTEPNKITLMGVAKINLETLFGSTQAEVSLAITSLPYFDVESGAIYLKQLEISDHKITPEKMASTISPILPIVNNSLKAYFEKNPVYILQPEKSTAEALAKKIAKGLEVKPGKLVIPLVE, encoded by the coding sequence ATGAAGCATTTTTTTACCGCAGTACTATTGTTATTATGTGGAATGATAGCTGGATGCGATCAATTAACCGAATTCAGTATTAGTGAAGATACCATTAATAACTATCTGACCAAACATACCCACTATAGTAAAAAAATAGGTATTGCCGGACTGGCAGATGCGGGTATCGATTTAGCCAATCTTACTGCTCAAATAGGTCGAACTGAGCCGAATAAAATTACCTTAATGGGCGTAGCCAAAATTAACCTTGAAACGCTATTTGGTTCAACACAAGCAGAAGTGTCCTTAGCTATCACTTCACTGCCCTATTTTGATGTAGAGAGCGGTGCCATCTATTTAAAACAGCTGGAAATTTCTGATCACAAAATCACACCTGAAAAAATGGCCAGCACAATTAGCCCAATACTGCCAATTGTTAATAACTCCTTAAAAGCCTATTTTGAAAAAAATCCTGTCTATATATTACAACCAGAAAAAAGTACAGCAGAAGCATTAGCCAAAAAAATTGCCAAAGGGCTTGAAGTCAAACCGGGTAAGTTAGTTATCCCATTAGTAGAATGA